From Phycisphaerae bacterium, one genomic window encodes:
- a CDS encoding citrate/2-methylcitrate synthase: MPEEKFKPGLEGIYAGQTTVAEVTQTGLRYRGYDIADLAQNTCFEEVAHALLHGDLPTKAQLAEFRKRVQAAMRLPDSVASVLLKLPKSTPPMDALRSAVSLLGHIDPEAQDNSPAANLRKSERLLGQLAAALGIWCQHVSGVAAVAPDADRSHGANLLAMMTGNHGSELAGRVMDGTLILYAEHEFNASTFTARTIASTLADMHSAVTGAIGALKGPLHGGANEAAMRQFLEIGKPENVEKWFRDIDVHNKAHPDKKKLIMGFGHRVYKHGDHRAGILREWSLQLSKETGQGHWIAMADKLQELMLKEKNIHPNTDYPAAHAYYQMGIPIDLFTPIFVCARITGWCAHIMEQHQNNRIIRPLSEYLGPALRKVVPIDKRG; this comes from the coding sequence ATGCCCGAAGAGAAATTCAAACCCGGCCTCGAAGGCATCTATGCCGGTCAGACCACCGTCGCCGAGGTCACGCAGACGGGTCTGCGCTATCGCGGGTACGACATCGCCGATCTGGCGCAAAACACGTGCTTCGAGGAAGTGGCCCACGCCCTGCTGCACGGTGACCTGCCGACGAAGGCGCAGCTTGCCGAGTTTCGTAAGCGCGTCCAGGCCGCGATGAGGCTCCCGGATAGCGTCGCATCCGTTTTGCTCAAGCTGCCCAAGTCCACGCCGCCGATGGATGCCCTTCGCTCGGCCGTGTCGCTTCTGGGGCATATCGACCCTGAGGCGCAGGACAATTCGCCTGCCGCCAATCTTCGCAAGAGCGAACGGCTCCTCGGCCAGCTCGCTGCCGCGCTCGGAATCTGGTGCCAGCACGTCTCCGGCGTCGCCGCCGTTGCCCCTGATGCCGATCGGTCACACGGCGCCAATCTCCTCGCAATGATGACCGGCAACCACGGCAGCGAACTGGCCGGCCGCGTCATGGATGGCACACTCATCCTTTACGCCGAGCACGAGTTCAACGCCTCGACCTTCACAGCCCGGACCATCGCCTCCACGCTCGCCGACATGCACTCCGCCGTGACCGGCGCGATCGGCGCGCTAAAGGGCCCGCTGCACGGCGGCGCCAACGAGGCGGCGATGCGGCAGTTTCTTGAGATTGGCAAACCCGAGAACGTGGAGAAGTGGTTCCGCGATATCGATGTTCACAACAAGGCCCATCCCGACAAGAAAAAGCTCATCATGGGCTTCGGCCATCGCGTCTATAAACACGGCGACCACCGCGCCGGCATCCTCCGCGAATGGTCGCTCCAGCTCTCCAAGGAGACCGGTCAGGGCCACTGGATCGCCATGGCCGACAAGCTCCAGGAGCTGATGCTCAAGGAAAAGAACATCCACCCCAACACCGACTACCCCGCCGCCCACGCCTATTACCAGATGGGTATCCCGATCGACCTCTTCACCCCGATCTTCGTCTGCGCCCGCATCACCGGCTGGTGCGCCCACATCATGGAGCAGCACCAGAACAACCGCATCATCCGCCCGCTCTCCGAATATCTCGGCCCGGCGCTCCGCAAGGTCGTCCCCATCGATAAACGCGGTTAA
- a CDS encoding aminotransferase class V-fold PLP-dependent enzyme, producing the protein MTPIYLDNNSTTRVADEVAAAMTPYWQEQYGNASSLHRMGQAARHAIETARGEVASLIGAEPRQIVFTSGGTEADNLAILGTLAAYPTKRHVVTTAVEHVAVHSLCERLANEGHRVTFVGVDTAGHLDLSALAAALDDDTAIVSVMHANNETGVIFPVEEVAKLTASRGIPLHVDAVQTTGKLPLDVAALGAQLVSLSAHKIHGPKGAGALYVAKRVRLRNQLVGGHQERDIRPGTENVAAIVGFGAAAKLARERLASGGMDKVAALRDRLERGIQDRVDFAKVIGDPERRTPNTTNIGFEALEAEAILIALSEEGVCASSGSACSSGSLEPSHVLKAMGIDERTAHGAIRFSLSHETTDDEIDRALEIVPKVVNRLASLR; encoded by the coding sequence GTGACGCCCATCTATCTCGACAACAACTCGACCACGCGCGTCGCGGACGAAGTCGCGGCGGCGATGACGCCCTATTGGCAGGAGCAGTACGGCAACGCCTCGAGCCTGCACCGCATGGGCCAGGCCGCGCGCCACGCGATCGAGACCGCGCGCGGTGAGGTCGCCTCGCTGATCGGCGCGGAGCCCCGGCAGATCGTCTTCACCAGCGGCGGGACTGAGGCCGACAACCTCGCGATCCTGGGGACGCTCGCCGCCTACCCGACGAAGCGCCACGTCGTCACGACCGCCGTCGAGCACGTCGCGGTGCACAGCTTGTGCGAACGGCTGGCCAACGAGGGCCATCGCGTCACCTTCGTCGGCGTCGACACCGCCGGTCACCTCGACCTGTCGGCCCTCGCCGCCGCCCTCGACGACGACACCGCCATCGTCAGCGTCATGCACGCCAACAACGAAACCGGCGTGATCTTTCCGGTCGAGGAGGTCGCCAAACTCACCGCCTCCAGGGGCATTCCCCTGCACGTCGACGCCGTGCAAACGACCGGCAAGCTGCCGCTAGATGTCGCTGCGCTCGGCGCGCAGCTCGTCAGCCTCTCGGCCCACAAGATCCACGGCCCCAAGGGCGCCGGGGCCCTCTACGTCGCCAAGCGCGTCCGCCTCCGCAACCAGCTCGTCGGCGGTCATCAGGAGCGGGACATCCGCCCCGGCACGGAAAACGTCGCCGCCATCGTCGGCTTCGGCGCGGCCGCGAAGCTCGCCCGCGAACGCCTCGCCTCCGGCGGCATGGACAAGGTGGCCGCCTTGCGCGACCGGCTCGAACGCGGCATTCAGGACAGGGTGGATTTCGCAAAAGTAATCGGCGACCCCGAGCGGCGGACGCCCAACACGACCAACATCGGCTTCGAAGCGTTGGAGGCCGAGGCAATCCTGATCGCCCTGAGCGAAGAGGGCGTCTGCGCCTCCAGCGGCTCGGCCTGCAGCAGCGGCTCCCTCGAACCCTCCCACGTCCTCAAGGCCATGGGCATCGACGAACGCACCGCCCACGGGGCGATCCGCTTCAGCCTGTCGCACGAGACGACGGACGACGAAATCGACCGCGCGCTGGAGATTGTGCCGAAGGTCGTGAACCGATTGGCGTCACTAAGGTAA
- a CDS encoding DEAD/DEAH box helicase, with amino-acid sequence MKFDELGLAEPLLRAVGAEGYTTPTPIQIMAIPQVLTGRDLLGCAQTGTGKTAAFALPILHRLHHTNGAHARVRPIRALVLSPTRELASQIGESFEAYGRHTHLRGFVIYGGVGQKRQTNALHAGVDILVATPGRLLDLMNQGHVDLRAVEVFVLDEADRMLDMGFIHDIRKIVAKVPKARQTLFFSATMPSDIRKLADSILNNPISVQVAPESAAADNVEQTVYHVKKSNKPVLLAHLLRSQRFTRSLVFTRTKSGANRVVRDLDRAGITSEAIHGNKSQSARERAIDNFKTARTRVLVATDIAARGLDIDDISHVVNYDLPNVPETYVHRIGRTARAGASGIAVSFCDPEERSHLKSIERLIRQTLAVSDGHPEYPKVTAPHHVSDRPQHAPRHQPRRPQPVHAASHGQSGSRSDNGSAPRQDRATHGKPGARQGQSNRGGTARQGRHDQPSRPGSSNGHGPAPKHGAAKGVRRRRRNRRGRSTVSRW; translated from the coding sequence ATGAAATTCGATGAACTCGGGCTCGCCGAGCCCCTCCTTCGCGCCGTCGGCGCCGAAGGCTACACCACCCCCACCCCCATCCAGATCATGGCCATCCCCCAGGTCCTCACGGGCCGCGACCTGCTCGGCTGCGCCCAGACCGGCACCGGCAAGACGGCGGCCTTTGCCCTGCCGATCCTGCACCGCCTGCACCACACCAACGGCGCGCATGCCCGCGTCCGGCCGATCCGCGCCCTCGTCCTCTCGCCGACGCGCGAGCTGGCCTCGCAGATCGGCGAAAGCTTTGAGGCCTACGGTCGCCACACGCACCTGCGCGGCTTCGTGATCTATGGCGGCGTCGGTCAGAAACGGCAGACCAACGCCCTTCACGCCGGTGTCGACATCCTCGTGGCCACGCCCGGCCGGCTGCTCGACCTGATGAACCAGGGCCACGTCGATCTCCGCGCGGTCGAGGTCTTCGTCCTGGACGAGGCCGATCGCATGTTGGACATGGGCTTCATCCACGACATCCGCAAGATCGTCGCCAAGGTGCCCAAGGCGCGGCAGACGCTCTTCTTCTCCGCCACCATGCCGAGCGACATCCGCAAGCTCGCCGACAGCATTCTCAACAACCCCATCAGCGTGCAGGTCGCCCCGGAATCCGCCGCGGCCGACAACGTCGAGCAGACCGTCTATCACGTGAAGAAGAGCAACAAGCCCGTGCTCCTGGCGCACCTGCTGCGGAGCCAGCGATTCACGCGCTCGCTGGTCTTTACCCGCACGAAGAGCGGGGCCAATCGCGTCGTCCGCGACCTCGACCGGGCCGGGATCACCAGCGAGGCGATCCACGGCAATAAGAGCCAGAGCGCCCGCGAGCGGGCCATCGACAATTTCAAGACGGCCCGAACCCGCGTCCTCGTCGCGACCGACATCGCCGCCCGCGGCCTGGACATCGACGATATCTCGCACGTGGTGAACTACGACCTGCCCAACGTACCGGAGACCTATGTGCACCGCATCGGCCGCACGGCCCGCGCGGGCGCGTCAGGCATCGCCGTTTCGTTCTGCGACCCGGAAGAGCGCTCGCACCTCAAGTCGATTGAGCGGCTGATCCGCCAGACGCTCGCGGTCAGCGATGGTCATCCGGAGTATCCGAAGGTGACAGCTCCGCACCACGTGTCTGACCGACCGCAGCACGCGCCGCGCCATCAGCCGCGCCGACCGCAACCGGTTCACGCCGCATCGCACGGCCAATCCGGATCGCGAAGTGACAACGGATCTGCACCTCGACAAGACCGCGCTACACACGGGAAGCCGGGCGCTCGGCAGGGGCAATCGAATCGCGGCGGCACGGCCCGACAGGGTCGCCACGATCAACCATCGCGCCCCGGCAGTTCGAACGGTCACGGACCCGCACCCAAGCACGGCGCGGCCAAGGGAGTGCGCAGGCGTCGGCGAAACAGACGCGGACGCAGTACGGTCTCCCGCTGGTAA
- the prpB gene encoding methylisocitrate lyase yields MPPTQRNQRFRALVANSTVQIPGAFNALAARAVEQAGFEAVYLSGAGLANAVFGLPDVGLTTLTEAAEHARRIVAAVTIPVVADADTGFGDTINAARTVEQMEAAGVSAIHLEDQVLPKKCGHLDGKELVSPEAMTEKIRAACAARRDKDFMIIARTDARGVTSFDDAVDRAKRYLDAGADAIFPEAMQSAEELAKFAERVKAPLMANMTEFGKTPLLPLAELSRLGYRMVIYPQTALRVAFKSITDMLADLKRTGDQTAWLPKMQTRQELYDLLDYDGLQAIDRAATKGSS; encoded by the coding sequence ATGCCCCCTACCCAACGGAATCAGCGTTTTCGAGCCCTCGTCGCCAATAGCACCGTCCAAATCCCCGGGGCCTTCAACGCCCTCGCCGCCCGGGCCGTTGAGCAGGCCGGTTTTGAGGCCGTCTACCTTTCCGGGGCCGGTCTGGCCAACGCCGTCTTCGGTCTGCCCGACGTCGGCCTGACGACCCTAACCGAAGCCGCCGAACACGCCCGCCGGATCGTCGCCGCCGTGACGATCCCTGTCGTCGCCGATGCCGACACCGGCTTCGGCGACACGATTAACGCCGCCCGGACGGTCGAGCAGATGGAAGCCGCCGGCGTCTCGGCGATCCATTTGGAAGATCAGGTACTGCCCAAGAAGTGCGGCCACCTCGATGGCAAGGAACTCGTCAGCCCCGAGGCGATGACCGAAAAAATCCGCGCGGCCTGCGCGGCGCGGCGCGACAAGGACTTCATGATCATCGCCCGCACCGATGCCCGCGGCGTGACGAGCTTCGACGATGCGGTCGACCGCGCGAAGCGCTACTTGGACGCCGGCGCCGACGCGATCTTCCCCGAGGCGATGCAAAGCGCGGAGGAGCTGGCCAAGTTCGCCGAGCGCGTGAAGGCTCCTCTCATGGCGAACATGACGGAGTTCGGCAAGACGCCGCTGCTTCCGCTCGCGGAGCTTTCGCGGCTGGGCTACCGCATGGTGATCTACCCGCAGACGGCGCTGCGCGTCGCCTTCAAATCGATTACCGACATGCTCGCCGACCTCAAGCGCACCGGCGACCAGACGGCGTGGCTGCCCAAAATGCAAACCCGCCAGGAACTCTACGACCTGCTGGATTACGATGGATTGCAAGCGATCGACCGCGCGGCAACGAAGGGTTCAAGCTGA
- the hslU gene encoding ATP-dependent protease ATPase subunit HslU — protein sequence MAELTPREIVAALDKYIIGQTAAKRSVAIAIRNRWRRLQLPDAMREEVGPKNILMMGPTGVGKTEIARRMAHLVNAPFLKVEATKFTEVGYVGRDVDSMIRDLLELAIQMVEKEQTEVVREKAQEQVEERLLDELLPATASGPSEETETDAEARRQRTREKLRARLRAGELEDRMIELRIEHKVPPMGMFATTLGPDQLGPEIQDLMERLVPNRQKDRKVTIREARNVIFEQECDKLIDREKVVEMSIRRTENTGIIFIDEMDKLCGGRGGHGPEVSRQGVQRDLLPIIEGSTVNTRHGVVRTDHILFVAAGAFHSAKPSDLMPELQGRLPIRVELDDLTKADFVRILTEPENALTKQQVALLGTEGVQIRFTPDAVETMAGLASQVNQKTENIGARRLNTIMEKVMEDLSFKAPEVSGSEVTIDAGYVNKALAEIIMDEDLSKFIL from the coding sequence ATGGCTGAACTGACCCCACGCGAGATTGTCGCCGCGCTCGATAAGTACATCATCGGGCAGACGGCGGCCAAGCGGTCCGTGGCAATTGCCATCCGCAATCGCTGGCGGCGGCTGCAACTGCCCGACGCCATGCGCGAGGAGGTCGGGCCCAAAAACATCCTCATGATGGGACCGACCGGCGTGGGCAAGACGGAGATCGCCCGGCGGATGGCGCACCTGGTCAACGCGCCGTTTCTCAAGGTGGAGGCGACGAAGTTTACCGAGGTGGGCTACGTCGGCCGCGACGTGGACTCGATGATCCGAGATCTGTTGGAGCTGGCCATCCAGATGGTGGAAAAGGAGCAGACGGAAGTCGTCCGCGAGAAGGCGCAGGAACAGGTGGAGGAGCGTCTGCTCGACGAACTTCTCCCTGCGACGGCGAGCGGGCCATCGGAGGAAACTGAGACCGACGCGGAGGCCCGGCGGCAGCGAACGCGGGAGAAGCTCCGCGCGCGATTGCGGGCGGGCGAGCTGGAAGACCGCATGATCGAGCTGCGGATCGAGCACAAGGTACCACCAATGGGGATGTTCGCGACGACGCTGGGACCGGATCAGTTGGGACCGGAGATTCAGGACTTGATGGAGCGGCTGGTCCCCAACCGGCAGAAGGACCGCAAGGTGACGATCCGCGAGGCGCGAAACGTGATCTTCGAGCAGGAGTGCGACAAGTTGATTGACCGGGAGAAGGTCGTGGAGATGTCCATCCGCCGGACGGAGAACACGGGGATCATCTTCATCGACGAGATGGACAAGCTCTGTGGCGGTCGCGGCGGGCACGGGCCCGAGGTCAGCCGCCAAGGCGTGCAGCGGGACCTGCTGCCGATCATCGAAGGTTCGACCGTCAACACGCGGCACGGCGTGGTGAGGACGGATCATATTTTGTTCGTGGCCGCCGGGGCGTTTCACTCGGCCAAGCCGAGCGATCTGATGCCGGAGTTGCAGGGACGGCTGCCGATCCGCGTGGAGTTGGACGACCTGACGAAGGCGGATTTCGTCCGCATCCTGACGGAGCCGGAGAATGCCCTGACCAAGCAGCAAGTCGCGCTGCTGGGGACGGAGGGCGTGCAGATACGCTTTACGCCGGACGCCGTCGAGACGATGGCGGGCCTGGCGAGCCAGGTGAATCAGAAGACAGAGAACATCGGGGCGCGGCGATTGAACACGATCATGGAGAAGGTGATGGAGGACCTGTCGTTCAAGGCGCCGGAGGTTTCCGGGAGCGAGGTGACGATCGACGCCGGGTACGTTAACAAGGCCTTGGCCGAGATCATCATGGATGAGGATCTGAGCAAGTTTATTTTGTGA
- a CDS encoding dicarboxylate/amino acid:cation symporter translates to MRLKLHHWILLSMVLAALAGLIANEFCTPQPDGSPNAKLAWFVYAIAEPAGQIFLRLIFMIALPLVFAALALGVAAMGDVRKLGRIGLRTLAFTVLLSSISVVLGVTLAKTIRPGMGLDDEKRSTLLARYSSQTEKTLANAKAAKSVRDTILDIIPRNPLQEMVGALDGSSPGGGMLAVMFFSLIVGIAITLVGEKAAPLVALLESVFDVVMAVIGMAMRLAPIGVAGLVFSLTALLGFDILKTLGWYVVAVMGGLTFHMVVVYSLVVFLLAGMRPWRFFARISEAMMTAFATSSSNATLPTALRVTEQQLGVRPDITRFVLTVGSTANQNGTALYEGITVLFLAQVFGVDLTLQQQVTVVLMSVLAGIGTAGIPGGSLPLIVLVLQSVGVPGEGIGIILGIDRLLDMSRTVVNVTGDIAIAACVHKSEGGNWRIANRDDLTAKTAS, encoded by the coding sequence ATGCGGCTCAAGCTCCACCACTGGATCCTCCTATCGATGGTCCTCGCCGCGCTCGCCGGCCTCATCGCCAACGAATTCTGCACCCCCCAGCCGGACGGGTCGCCCAATGCGAAGCTGGCCTGGTTCGTGTACGCCATCGCCGAGCCGGCCGGCCAGATTTTTCTCCGCCTCATCTTCATGATCGCCCTGCCGCTTGTTTTCGCGGCGTTGGCCCTCGGCGTCGCCGCGATGGGGGACGTCCGCAAGCTCGGACGCATCGGACTCCGCACGCTCGCCTTCACCGTGCTGCTCTCGTCGATCTCCGTCGTCCTCGGCGTAACGCTCGCCAAAACCATTCGCCCCGGCATGGGCCTGGACGATGAAAAACGGTCGACGCTCCTGGCCCGCTATTCCAGCCAAACCGAAAAAACCCTCGCCAACGCCAAAGCCGCCAAGAGCGTCCGTGACACCATCCTCGACATCATCCCGCGCAATCCGCTTCAGGAAATGGTCGGCGCCCTCGACGGCAGCTCCCCCGGCGGCGGCATGCTCGCCGTCATGTTCTTCTCTCTGATCGTCGGCATCGCCATCACCCTCGTCGGCGAAAAGGCCGCGCCCCTCGTCGCGCTCCTGGAAAGCGTCTTTGACGTCGTCATGGCCGTCATCGGCATGGCCATGCGCCTCGCCCCCATCGGCGTCGCCGGTCTCGTCTTTTCCCTCACCGCCCTCCTGGGCTTTGACATCCTCAAGACCCTCGGCTGGTACGTCGTCGCCGTCATGGGCGGCCTGACCTTCCACATGGTCGTCGTTTATTCGCTCGTGGTTTTCCTCTTGGCCGGCATGCGCCCGTGGCGGTTTTTTGCACGGATCAGCGAGGCCATGATGACCGCCTTTGCCACGAGTTCGTCCAACGCGACGCTGCCGACCGCCCTGCGCGTCACCGAGCAGCAACTCGGCGTCCGACCGGATATTACCCGCTTCGTCCTCACCGTCGGCTCGACCGCCAACCAGAACGGCACCGCCCTTTACGAGGGCATCACCGTCCTCTTCCTCGCCCAGGTATTCGGCGTCGATCTGACGCTCCAACAGCAGGTCACAGTCGTCCTCATGTCCGTCCTTGCGGGTATCGGTACGGCAGGCATCCCCGGCGGCTCACTCCCACTCATCGTCCTCGTCCTGCAATCCGTCGGCGTCCCCGGCGAAGGCATCGGCATCATCCTCGGCATCGACCGGCTGCTCGACATGTCTCGGACCGTCGTCAACGTCACCGGCGACATCGCCATCGCCGCCTGCGTTCACAAGTCGGAGGGAGGGAACTGGCGGATCGCGAATCGAGACGACCTCACCGCCAAAACGGCCTCCTAA
- a CDS encoding L-threonylcarbamoyladenylate synthase, which yields MALEHIAVRSAADSKTDIQRAAEALAAGALVAFPTETVYGLAANAANAKSVERLREVKGRAAQQPFTVHIGRREDSAKFVPQLSPLAQRFIRKGWPGPLTLVLPVDDPSKAPVHPTLSAPGREAVYADGTVGLRFPDHPIAVALLTAIDAPIIASSANRAGQDPPHDADAVRSALGDDIDLLLDAGQSRYKKGSTIVAVDGSGYRLLREGVWDARTIRRFATLNFLFVCTGNTCRSPMAEGIFRQMVAERLGCQDSDLPERGIQVQSAGTMALGGGPAAREAIEVCRRRGIDISGHRARGLAMDLIHPADYIYTMGAHHVEVVRSIAPADVAKAVALDPEEDIADPIGGTIDDYERAAEKIEAALRKRLEEVAL from the coding sequence ATGGCCCTCGAACACATCGCGGTCCGATCCGCCGCCGACAGCAAGACGGACATCCAGCGCGCCGCCGAGGCCCTCGCCGCGGGCGCGCTCGTCGCCTTCCCCACGGAGACGGTCTATGGGCTGGCGGCCAACGCGGCGAACGCCAAGAGCGTCGAGCGGCTGCGCGAGGTGAAGGGCCGCGCAGCACAGCAACCGTTCACGGTGCACATCGGCCGGCGCGAAGACAGCGCCAAGTTCGTGCCGCAGTTGTCGCCGCTAGCGCAGCGATTTATCCGCAAGGGCTGGCCGGGGCCGCTGACGCTCGTTCTGCCTGTTGATGATCCGTCAAAAGCCCCGGTACACCCGACTCTCAGCGCGCCGGGCCGTGAGGCGGTCTATGCGGACGGCACCGTGGGCTTGCGATTCCCCGACCATCCGATCGCGGTGGCGCTGCTCACGGCGATTGATGCCCCGATCATCGCGTCGAGCGCCAATCGCGCCGGTCAGGACCCGCCGCACGACGCCGACGCGGTTCGCAGCGCGCTGGGGGACGACATCGACTTGCTGCTGGACGCGGGCCAGAGCCGGTACAAGAAGGGCTCCACGATCGTGGCGGTCGATGGGTCGGGCTACCGGCTTCTGCGCGAAGGCGTCTGGGACGCGCGGACGATTCGCCGCTTTGCCACGCTCAACTTCCTCTTCGTGTGCACGGGGAACACCTGCCGGTCGCCGATGGCGGAAGGCATCTTCAGGCAAATGGTCGCGGAACGGCTGGGCTGCCAGGATTCCGACCTCCCCGAGCGCGGCATCCAGGTGCAGTCGGCGGGGACGATGGCCCTGGGCGGTGGCCCGGCGGCGCGGGAGGCGATCGAGGTGTGCCGCCGCCGCGGAATCGACATTTCGGGTCACCGGGCGCGGGGGCTGGCGATGGACTTAATTCACCCGGCCGACTACATTTACACGATGGGGGCGCATCACGTGGAAGTCGTGCGCTCCATCGCCCCGGCGGATGTCGCCAAGGCCGTCGCCCTGGACCCCGAAGAGGACATCGCCGACCCCATCGGCGGCACGATTGACGATTACGAGCGTGCGGCGGAAAAGATCGAGGCCGCCCTGCGCAAGCGGCTGGAAGAGGTGGCGCTATGA
- a CDS encoding cyclodeaminase/cyclohydrolase family protein, translating to MKNAESQASRSIEAFLSDLSSRAATPGGGSASALVGAVAAALAGMVGRLNDKKDGAPGPLHDSIVPADTLRARLLGLMDEDIAAFNELAATWKLPDDPAHQARKAAAVIAATEKPLEIMERCVEVMRLAAAGLEKSKKNCLSDAGVAGLCAHAAVESARLNVMINLPGIREGARHSELRRRADQVRSNAAELRIEIERLLEENYR from the coding sequence ATGAAAAACGCTGAGTCACAAGCGAGCCGGTCAATCGAAGCGTTTCTGAGCGATTTGTCTTCGCGGGCGGCGACGCCGGGCGGGGGGAGCGCGAGCGCGCTGGTGGGGGCGGTGGCGGCGGCGCTGGCCGGAATGGTCGGGCGGCTCAACGACAAGAAGGACGGCGCGCCGGGGCCGTTGCACGATTCAATCGTTCCGGCCGACACGCTGCGAGCGCGGCTGCTAGGGCTGATGGATGAGGACATCGCGGCGTTCAACGAGCTGGCGGCGACGTGGAAACTGCCGGACGATCCGGCGCATCAGGCGCGCAAGGCGGCGGCAGTCATCGCGGCGACGGAAAAGCCGCTGGAGATCATGGAGCGATGCGTCGAGGTCATGCGGCTGGCGGCGGCGGGGTTGGAGAAGTCGAAGAAAAACTGCCTGTCCGACGCGGGCGTGGCGGGACTGTGTGCTCACGCGGCGGTGGAATCGGCGCGGCTGAATGTGATGATCAATTTGCCGGGGATTCGCGAAGGGGCCCGCCACTCGGAACTTCGCCGACGGGCCGATCAGGTTCGATCAAATGCCGCTGAATTGCGGATAGAAATCGAGCGACTTCTGGAGGAGAACTACCGTTAG
- the rpiB gene encoding ribose 5-phosphate isomerase B, whose protein sequence is MKIALGADHRGFNAKAHIKVVLQELGVEITDYGTDSTKPTDYPDPAGAAARAVQSGECERGVLFCGTGIGMSITANKLHGIRAALCHDELTAEMARRHNDANILCLPADLVGNALMRRIVEVWLKTPFEGGRHQTRVEKIYDIERAQCDGKPKS, encoded by the coding sequence ATGAAGATCGCATTGGGAGCCGATCATCGCGGATTCAACGCCAAGGCCCACATCAAGGTCGTGCTCCAGGAACTGGGCGTGGAGATCACGGATTACGGCACCGATTCCACCAAGCCCACGGACTACCCCGACCCGGCGGGCGCGGCGGCTCGGGCGGTGCAATCCGGCGAATGTGAGCGGGGCGTGCTCTTCTGCGGGACCGGGATCGGCATGTCCATCACCGCGAACAAGCTGCACGGCATCCGCGCGGCGCTGTGCCATGACGAACTGACCGCCGAGATGGCCCGCCGACACAACGACGCGAACATCCTCTGCCTGCCCGCCGACCTGGTGGGCAACGCGCTCATGCGCCGCATCGTTGAGGTGTGGCTCAAGACGCCGTTTGAGGGCGGCCGGCACCAGACCCGCGTCGAGAAGATCTACGATATCGAACGGGCGCAGTGCGACGGAAAGCCGAAGTCGTAA